One part of the Geoalkalibacter sp. genome encodes these proteins:
- a CDS encoding protoheme IX farnesyltransferase, whose translation MIRGIFLPLARLVRLRLSLFVGLSATAGHLLHGGSNQGASSLLVGLAVAVLAGGCSALNQVQERRIDARMQRTCLRPLATGQWSLGWGLSIAALLMGGGLLLLSAYGLVPALLGGGAILWYNGFYTWFKRRSAFAVLPGALCGALPPLIGWCAAGGAWQDPRAIGLALVFFLWQMPHFWLLLASHREDYRRAGLPHLFERFSPQQSIRLIALWILSLASSLLLLPSLGLLRSGTAIAPYLAAVAGLFLLALLIRTRFRKIADTALFAGLNLAMLTATLALMLDQFFF comes from the coding sequence ATGATCAGAGGAATTTTTCTCCCCCTGGCGCGCCTGGTGCGCCTGCGCCTTTCCCTGTTTGTCGGCCTCTCGGCGACGGCGGGCCATCTGCTGCACGGGGGATCGAACCAGGGGGCATCGAGCTTGCTGGTGGGCTTGGCGGTGGCAGTACTGGCGGGGGGCTGCTCGGCCCTCAACCAGGTGCAGGAGCGCCGCATCGATGCACGGATGCAGCGCACCTGCCTGCGCCCCCTGGCGACGGGGCAATGGTCGTTGGGGTGGGGCTTGAGCATCGCCGCGCTGCTGATGGGCGGCGGCCTGCTGCTGCTGAGCGCCTACGGGCTTGTCCCTGCGCTTCTCGGCGGCGGCGCAATTCTCTGGTACAACGGTTTCTACACCTGGTTCAAACGGCGCAGCGCCTTCGCCGTGCTGCCCGGAGCTTTGTGCGGCGCCCTGCCGCCCTTGATCGGCTGGTGCGCCGCCGGAGGGGCCTGGCAGGATCCGCGCGCCATCGGCCTCGCCCTGGTGTTCTTCCTTTGGCAGATGCCCCATTTCTGGCTGTTGCTCGCCAGCCATCGCGAGGATTACCGGCGCGCCGGTCTGCCCCATCTCTTCGAGCGATTTTCCCCGCAACAGTCCATAAGGCTCATCGCCCTGTGGATTCTCTCCCTGGCCTCGTCCCTGCTGCTGCTGCCGAGCCTTGGATTGCTGCGCTCCGGTACCGCCATCGCTCCCTATCTGGCCGCCGTGGCGGGACTGTTTCTGCTCGCCCTGCTGATCCGAACCAGGTTTCGCAAAATCGCCGACACCGCCCTGTTCGCCGGACTCAATCTCGCCATGCTCACCGCCACCCTGGCGCTGATGCTGGATCAGTTCTTTTTCTGA
- a CDS encoding glycine cleavage system protein R: MPHFALTIIGRDRPGIVSQVTEILYRLGCNIADSSCSILGGQFAMILIISHPEYTDHVSFGDVFAPLESTNLSVFLRTLRPGGEKRPDLEGEICMISVYGSDKPGIVYRVAKELGDRRVNITDLNTKLIGSENRPVYVMMIEAVLPENLSVDELRGVLDHLKDEMQVDITVRSITPVEL, translated from the coding sequence ATGCCGCATTTCGCCCTGACCATCATCGGCCGCGACCGGCCGGGCATCGTTTCGCAGGTGACGGAAATCCTCTATCGCCTCGGCTGCAACATCGCCGATTCGAGTTGCTCCATCTTGGGCGGCCAGTTCGCCATGATTCTCATCATCTCCCATCCCGAGTACACCGACCATGTGAGCTTCGGCGATGTCTTCGCGCCCCTGGAGTCGACCAACCTCTCCGTGTTCCTGCGCACCCTGCGCCCCGGCGGTGAAAAACGCCCGGATCTCGAAGGGGAAATCTGCATGATCTCGGTATACGGCTCGGACAAGCCGGGCATCGTCTATCGCGTCGCCAAGGAACTGGGCGATCGCCGGGTCAACATCACCGACCTCAACACCAAGCTGATCGGCAGCGAGAACCGTCCGGTCTATGTGATGATGATCGAGGCGGTGCTGCCGGAGAACCTCTCCGTCGACGAGTTGCGCGGCGTCCTCGACCATCTCAAGGACGAGATGCAGGTGGACATTACCGTGCGCTCCATCACTCCCGTGGAACTCTAA
- the def gene encoding peptide deformylase, whose product MAVRDILLYPNPILKHPCACVLRVDAEVDALVQDLLDTMHAAGHSVGVAAPQIGTSLRVLVVDVSKSKLGRDDNHGQLVMINPEILEREGERVMREGCMSVPEYTGNVARAESILVQFLDRSGMERVIRASGFEAVAIQHEMDHLDGLLFLDRVSNLKTDVFRRK is encoded by the coding sequence ATGGCCGTTCGCGACATCCTTCTCTACCCCAACCCCATCCTCAAGCATCCCTGCGCCTGCGTGCTGCGCGTGGATGCCGAAGTCGACGCCCTGGTGCAGGATCTTCTCGACACCATGCACGCCGCCGGGCATTCCGTGGGCGTGGCCGCGCCGCAGATCGGCACGAGCCTGCGCGTGCTGGTGGTCGATGTGTCCAAGAGCAAACTCGGCCGTGACGACAACCACGGTCAGTTGGTGATGATCAATCCGGAGATTCTGGAACGCGAGGGGGAAAGGGTCATGCGCGAGGGTTGCATGAGCGTACCCGAGTACACCGGCAATGTGGCGCGCGCGGAAAGCATTCTGGTGCAATTTCTCGATCGCTCGGGCATGGAGCGGGTGATCCGCGCGAGCGGCTTTGAAGCGGTGGCCATCCAGCACGAAATGGATCACCTCGACGGCCTGCTGTTCCTCGACCGGGTGTCCAATCTCAAAACCGACGTGTTTCGCCGCAAATAA